The proteins below are encoded in one region of Nilaparvata lugens isolate BPH chromosome X, ASM1435652v1, whole genome shotgun sequence:
- the LOC111043776 gene encoding uncharacterized protein LOC111043776 yields the protein MDNKEVSDTDQIIPKPSQLRYLEYVDKFPPNIEEFKPLMLLQDGELEDIINEVDDRNNIEEILKRAYVLVASKMKTLATKSDSEVLKNLLSNRPELRRMRNEGLIKDLPQWLQEKIDIYLKLSSDEDSPDENSSDEKSPDENSSDEDSPDENSSDEDSPDENSSNEDSPDENSSDEDSPDENPSDENSSDEDSPDENSSNEDSPDENSSDEKSPDENSPNENSSDEKSPDENSSDEDSPDDDSSNEDSSESEDEISTLYNNLPGEKYVIGFKDDCFRLLSEFSKSKNQNFVDFAKVWRKMGFSAISILYDLHEEAGLEDHGEFLNHAVPEMFLIAKTFMLPEYPKSYRKGALYLLYALYYKQPINTDDALVDGPFAVTFDLTEFCLFHQILDGETEAGKKELQQVYDRMMNDGAISPIIPLHEPADYVNENDLRAWYFTRLLQEHGQSGDLNKSIADYFFDICLFIKDFVGLSSGNQHSNMPEGETKVKTVRDYLNEIPDPLRTPDQLPSTSSQDCIMEVEKDGVEGLECNALEELESALGDLKCEEVETDEK from the exons ATGGACAACAAAGAAGTCTCAGATACAGACCAAATAATACCAAAACCTTCACAGCTAAGGTATTTAGAATATGTAGACAAATTTCCGCCAAACATTGAGGAATTTAAGCCTTTGATGTTGTTACAAGATGGGGAATTAGAAGACATCATTAATGAAGTTGATGACCGTAACAATATTGAAGAAATACTGAAAAGGGCCTATGTACTTGTggcttcaaaaatgaaaactttGGCTACAAAAAGTGACAGTGAAGTCCTCAAAAATCTATTATCGAACCGCCCTGAACTGAGGCGTATGAGAAATGAAGGTTTAATTAAGGACCTGCCACAATGGCTTCaggaaaaaatagatatatatttgaaattgtCTTCCGATGAAGACTCTCCCGATGAAAATTCTTCCGATGAGAAATCTCCCGATGAAAATTCTTCCGATGAGGACTCTCCCGATGAAAATTCTTCCGATGAGGACTCTCCCGATGAAAATTCTTCCAATGAGGACTCTCCCGATGAAAATTCTTCCGATGAGGATTCTCCCGATGAAAATCCTTCCGATGAAAATTCTTCCGATGAGGACTCTCCCGATGAAAATTCTTCCAATGAGGACTCTCCCGATGAAAATTCTTCCGATGAGAAATCTCCCGATGAAAATTCTCCCAATGAAAATTCTTCCGATGAGAAATCTCCTGATGAAAATTCTTCCGATGAGGACTCTCCCGATGATGATTCTTCCAATGAGGATTCTTCAGAAAGCGAAGATGAGATTTCTACCTTGTATAACAATTTACCGGGAGAAAAATATGTTATTGGCTTCAAAGATGATTGTTTTCGATTGCTGTCAGAATTCAGTAAAtcgaaaaatcaaaatttcgtAGATTTTGCTAAAGTATGGAGGAAAATGGGATTCTCCGCGATATCCAT ATTATATGATTTGCATGAAGAAGCAGGCTTAGAAGATCATGGGGAATTCTTGAATCACGCTGTACCGGAAATGTTTCTTATTGCAAAAACGTTCATGCTTCCTGAATATCCGAAGTCTTATAGGAAAGGTGCACTTTACCTGTTATATGCTCTGTATTACAAACAGCCAATAAATACGGACGACGCATTAGTTGA TGGGCCTTTTGCGGTAACATTCGATTTGACTGAGTTCTGTCTCTTTCATCAAATACTTGATGGTGAAACAGAGGCAGGAAAAAAAGAACTACAACAAGTTTATGATCGAATGATGAACGATGGTGCCATCTCACCTATAATACCATTGCATGAA cCAGCAGATTATGTTAATGAAAATGATTTGAGAGCGTGGTATTTCACAAGGTTGCTACAAGAACACGGTCAATCCGGTGACTTGAATAAGTCGATTGCTGACTATTTCTTTGACATTTGTCTGTTCATTAAGGATTTTGTGGGGCTCTCTTCTg GAAACCAACATTCCAACATGCCAGAAGGCGAAACCAAGGTCAAAACTGTAAGGGATTACTTGAATGAGATTCCTGATCCACTTCGAACCCCAGACCAACTTCCATCTACTTCTTCTCAAGATTGCATTATGGAAGTAGAAAAAGACGGAGTGGAGGGGCTGGAATGTAATGCACTTGAAGAGCTCGAAAGTGCACTTGGAGATCTGAAATGTGAAGAGGTGGAGACTGATGAGAAATAA